Part of the Pseudobdellovibrionaceae bacterium genome is shown below.
TGGCTCCAATGACGCCAGAAGTTCATCCAGAGCCGAGGTCGCTCGCCTGGCCTCATCCGCTAAAGCATCCTCACTAGGCGCCTGGGGTATGGACCGACCTGGTCCTTCGCGAAACAGGTCTGCCTTTTTAACATGATCATTGAGTTTCACTGCTTTTTTGTGAAATCCCAAACCCTCAGTAATGGGCTTCATTTCAAAATCATCAAATGAATCCACAACCCCTCCTCTATGACATCAGGTCGAATTCATACTTTATGACGCTCACTAGCGCCAAGCAAGCCGTTTCCACTCGCAACACCTGATCGCCCACAGTAACCGGGCGCAATCCATTTTCAGCAAACAGAGAAACCTCGTCCTCTGAAAACCCCCCTTCACTTCCCACAAATATCCAGATTTCACTGAGGTCGCTTTGACTCAGCTGCCGGAGAGCCGGCTTAATGCTCGTATCTGACAGCCCCTCATAGGCAAATAGACCCCCGCAGCGATGTCTCTGGTTAAATTCTTCTAACAATTTTGGGAGCGGCACAACCGGCATCACAGGCATTTTTTCACCACGCCCGGACTGTTGAGTGGCTCCCTTAACGATCTTATCCCATCGAGCCACTTTGCTGGCCGGGATCTTTTCAACTCGAGTCATAAAGCTCCGAGATGACACAAATGGTCTAAATTCGGCCACACCCAGCTCGACGGCCTTTTCAACGATGGTGTCCATAGTGGCAAAACGGGATAAGCTTACCGCCAAATAAATCCGAGGCAAAGGCAGCGGCGGAACCGATCGAGTCTCGAGAATTCGAGCTTTAGCGGTTTTTTTTGAAACTTCTAAAAGTTCAACCAGAAAGGCTTTGTGTTCTACCCCTAAAACTTCAAAGCGGTCTCCCACTTGATGTCTGCAAACATGGTGAATATGGTGAAAATCATCTCCTGTAATCAAAACCTCAGAGTCTTGAATACTTCCCGGCTCTAGAAAATACCGGCGCATGAAAGGTCATCCTTTTTTAACAAGTTCAAATCCCACCCACTCATCTTTAGCCAGACGCTTCAATACGCTGAAGTCAGGATCAATCCCAAAGCGATCTAAAAACTGTTTTTCTCTTTCAAGTAAAATTCCTGTTAGAAACAAATGGCCGCCGGGATTTAAGGCCCTTTTCAAGTGCGAAGAGATCTGAACAAGAATTCCATCAATAATATTTGCAACCACTATATCAAACTTTTGATCGATCTCATCGACCTGTTCATCAATAACGTTTATTTTAGAATCAACGCCATTAAGAACCACATTTTCCCGACCCGTCTGGCGCGCCAACTCGTCAATCTCTGTGGCCATCACCTGAGAGGCTCCCAACATGACAGATAAAATGGAAAGTATCCCTGTGCCGGTGCCCACATCTAAAATTGACGGCTGATTGTGCCACTGAGGGTATTCACTCAAAAGTTGTGACATCAACTGCGTGGTGGCATGAGTACCGGTACCAAAGGCTAAGCCGGGATCCATCTTTATGATGGACTTCGCTTCTGCCGGAGTCTCTAGCCAACTGGGCACGACCCATATCTCATCAGCCAATCGAAACGACCTGAACCCCTTTTTCCATTCAGCGAGCCAATCCTTGTGCGGCTCTTCGTGGGTTTCAATTGTTACGCCCGGATATTGCCCCTGTAATTTAAAATAGAAATCTTCAGATGGTTTACTTTCAAAATAAACCTCTAAATCATGAGTGCTCGTGGGCAGCGTGGTGACGGCAAAGGTGTCAGTGTCTTGTACGTAAGACAACTTTTCTGTGATTCCCGATGCTCCAAATTGAAAGCAAAGGTCACTGACAAATTCTTCATCCTGATCGTCAACTCCGACCAAGGTGACTCGCAAATAAGACTCAGACATGCGCCGAATATGGCGGGAGGGATCGGGAGTGTCCATCGATTCCCATGGAAGCGAAAATTTTATTCAAAATGGGTGGGCTTCCCTTCCCCTGGCCTAGCGTGTTTCAGTTTTGCACAGGCATTTCAACAGGGGCTTGTTCGTCGCCAGGTACCGGCTTACTTGAGGCAAACTCCATGCTTTCAAACGGCTTTGCCAGTTGTGGCTTTTTAGGAACCATGATCGGCGTCTCTGCGGCTGCTGACTTGGTGGGTGCCTTGGCCTTTTCACTTTTTTCGCCCCCACCAAAATGAGCCGTGCCCAGATCGAGGCGGTCACCCACCAGGATGAAGTTAAATTCAAGAATAGGCATATTGTCCCGGTCAAATGTGCGATGAAGCCTAGCCACACTCATGTCTTTTTGCACGTGAATAACCTTTAGTTCACCAACCGGAACAGATAGGTCAGAGGGATTGTTATTTTGGTAAGGGTCATACAATGCCCGCTTTCGTATGACTGTGATGATCATACCTGACTTAATTCCCGCATTAGACCCCGCATTAATATAAAAATCGCGGTAAACAGGTTCGTCATCGCTCATTGGTAGGTTTTTTCGTACATCAAATACTGTGACTTCTTGAGCCCGAGCTGGGGCTACGGTTATGACTGTGACCAGCGCCAATATCCAACTTAATATTTGCCAAACTGAAGGCATATAAAACTCCGCTATCATGAGTTAAGCGGTCCGTGCTTTACACAACGAATTAGGCCTTCCTGGCGTTCATGATACTATTCGGAGATCTCGGAATGAGACTTTAAGACTTCTTTTAGAAATTGGACTTATGTCGCCGATTAAGCGGTGGCCCCGGGCTCGCTGCCAGTGCCTGAACCTATGTCTTCAGAGGGCAATGCCACAGCCACTCCCCAATCCAAAGCCTGGCTTTTGATGGGGTGAGATGGACTTTGAACCACTCGTTGTTGCAACTTTGAAAAGATGGGTTCGCGAATGGCTAAATTGTTATCTTGTAAAACAATCTGTCTCGCTTTTCGGTTTGCACCATTTATTATGATGGGAGCTTTCAAGTTGGCCGTCATTTTCGTCGGGTCCTCGGGAATAGTTACAACGGTGAAGTACCGACAATCATCTAGACTATTAATATCTAGAGACTCCAGATCTCGTTTTCCAAGATGGATGCTATAACCTTCAGCAAACAGCTCAGGCTCTAAAACCGGAAAAGCAATGGCTGGATTTTCACAGCTCTGCAACCAGATAAAAATCTCATCATGGGGATCATCGAGAAGGACAAATTGGCGCATGTGATCAAAGCCGAGCAGCCCTTCTGGAAAATCTAGAATGTCGTCTTCGGCAAACTCCACAGCACCAAAGCGGGACGTCTGAATCTTCATCTCCCCTCCCTACTGTTAAAGGATGCCCCTATCCCTAAGACACCGCAAGCCCAAATAAAGGTGAATTTGAAAAAAATTCGGACCTAAGTCCAATAAACTGATGACTAAATGTGTTATTTTTTCAGGAGCGCTGCCACGGCGCGGGTGTTTTCCGAGGTGGTTTTTACAGACTCCTGGTTTTGATCTTTGATCGCCACGTAGACTTCTTCACGGTGTATTTTGGTGTCCTTAGGAGCCTCAATACCTAGCCTAACTTGTTTACCTTTTATCTGCACCACACGTATTTTTATGTGGTCGTCGATGGCGATACTCTCACCCAATTTGCGGGTCAAAACCAACATGGTTTGGTCTCCTTCAACATCCTGGTCAAAGACTGACGAGCGGTCTTTAACGATCCTCTCGTAAGACCCATTCGGCGTTTTTCGAATGGAACATTAGCTATTCTGTGGGCAAATAATTGTCAAGAACGCAATTTTAGCCCTTTGG
Proteins encoded:
- a CDS encoding 16S rRNA (uracil(1498)-N(3))-methyltransferase, giving the protein MRRYFLEPGSIQDSEVLITGDDFHHIHHVCRHQVGDRFEVLGVEHKAFLVELLEVSKKTAKARILETRSVPPLPLPRIYLAVSLSRFATMDTIVEKAVELGVAEFRPFVSSRSFMTRVEKIPASKVARWDKIVKGATQQSGRGEKMPVMPVVPLPKLLEEFNQRHRCGGLFAYEGLSDTSIKPALRQLSQSDLSEIWIFVGSEGGFSEDEVSLFAENGLRPVTVGDQVLRVETACLALVSVIKYEFDLMS
- a CDS encoding flagellar assembly protein FliW; protein product: MKIQTSRFGAVEFAEDDILDFPEGLLGFDHMRQFVLLDDPHDEIFIWLQSCENPAIAFPVLEPELFAEGYSIHLGKRDLESLDINSLDDCRYFTVVTIPEDPTKMTANLKAPIIINGANRKARQIVLQDNNLAIREPIFSKLQQRVVQSPSHPIKSQALDWGVAVALPSEDIGSGTGSEPGATA
- the csrA gene encoding carbon storage regulator CsrA, with translation MLVLTRKLGESIAIDDHIKIRVVQIKGKQVRLGIEAPKDTKIHREEVYVAIKDQNQESVKTTSENTRAVAALLKK
- the prmA gene encoding 50S ribosomal protein L11 methyltransferase: MDTPDPSRHIRRMSESYLRVTLVGVDDQDEEFVSDLCFQFGASGITEKLSYVQDTDTFAVTTLPTSTHDLEVYFESKPSEDFYFKLQGQYPGVTIETHEEPHKDWLAEWKKGFRSFRLADEIWVVPSWLETPAEAKSIIKMDPGLAFGTGTHATTQLMSQLLSEYPQWHNQPSILDVGTGTGILSILSVMLGASQVMATEIDELARQTGRENVVLNGVDSKINVIDEQVDEIDQKFDIVVANIIDGILVQISSHLKRALNPGGHLFLTGILLEREKQFLDRFGIDPDFSVLKRLAKDEWVGFELVKKG